In Lysinibacillus sp. FSL M8-0337, the following proteins share a genomic window:
- a CDS encoding cytochrome d ubiquinol oxidase subunit II has translation MTLEVLGISVLWIFLFGYVMVASIDFGAGFFNAYSLLIGKNHVITNIIKRYLSPVWEVTNVFLVFFFVGIVGFFPQTAFYYGTILLVPVSISLVLLAIRGSYYAFEAYGARGHIGYTLTYGVSGLLIPASLSVVFAIAGGGYVDIVEGQPVLNYWTLYTSTFAWSIVVLSIAAVLYISAVFLTWYAHKATDVEATNLMRKYALIWAAPLMISALGIMYEMKSINPESYQNMVDLWWMFAISAVLFIITVILLWMRKNYGLAVGLLIAQFAVAFFAYGIAQYPYLLYPYLTIYDSFTSTQMAVALVIVFILGLCLLLPSLYLLLKLFLFNKNYVTGKEDHHA, from the coding sequence ATGACATTAGAGGTTTTAGGAATTTCAGTTTTGTGGATATTCCTTTTCGGTTATGTGATGGTGGCATCTATTGATTTTGGGGCAGGTTTTTTCAATGCTTACAGTTTACTTATTGGAAAAAATCATGTCATAACCAATATTATTAAGCGTTATTTATCGCCTGTATGGGAAGTAACAAATGTCTTTTTAGTATTTTTCTTTGTAGGGATTGTAGGATTCTTTCCACAAACCGCCTTCTACTATGGAACAATCTTGCTTGTTCCAGTCAGCATTTCATTAGTGTTACTGGCAATTCGAGGGTCGTATTATGCATTTGAGGCGTACGGTGCACGCGGCCATATTGGTTACACGCTGACATATGGCGTATCAGGTTTATTAATTCCAGCATCGCTCTCTGTTGTCTTTGCTATTGCAGGTGGTGGTTATGTAGACATTGTAGAAGGGCAACCTGTATTAAATTATTGGACATTATATACAAGTACATTTGCTTGGAGTATTGTCGTATTAAGTATAGCGGCAGTTCTCTATATATCCGCAGTATTTTTAACATGGTATGCACATAAAGCAACCGATGTAGAGGCTACAAATTTAATGCGAAAATACGCCCTTATTTGGGCAGCGCCTTTAATGATTAGTGCACTTGGTATTATGTATGAGATGAAATCCATTAACCCTGAAAGCTATCAGAATATGGTTGATTTATGGTGGATGTTTGCTATTTCCGCCGTATTATTTATCATTACAGTGATATTACTATGGATGCGAAAAAATTACGGTCTTGCAGTAGGATTATTAATCGCTCAGTTTGCGGTAGCATTTTTCGCCTATGGCATTGCACAATATCCATATTTACTGTATCCGTATTTAACAATTTACGATAGCTTCACAAGCACGCAAATGGCCGTTGCATTAGTCATCGTCTTTATTTTAGGATTATGCTTGCTTCTGCCTTCACTTTATTTATTGTTGAAATTATTCCTATTCAACAAAAATTACGTGACAGGAAAAGAAGACCATCATGCATAG
- a CDS encoding diacylglycerol kinase, whose protein sequence is MKRARIIYNPTSGREVFKKHLPEVLEKLEVAGYETSCHATTCEGDAIEAAKNAVERGFDIIIAVGGDGTLNEVVSGVGQFEKRPKIGLIPMGTTNDFARAVHIPRNIDEAVDIIIKGDTLPVDVGLLNGERYFINIAAGGRITELTYEVPSKMKTMLGQLAYYLKAVEMIPSIKASHMRIEYDGEVFDGDAMMFLCGLTNSVGGFEKLAPDASINDGYFTLLVLKKVSLPEFIQLAAMALRGEHLKDDRVIYKKASVVKVTTDSEVHLNLDGEYGGDAPATFENLKRHIEIFVPIEDIREEDRI, encoded by the coding sequence ATGAAACGAGCAAGAATCATTTATAATCCTACATCTGGGCGAGAAGTGTTTAAAAAGCATCTACCAGAAGTATTGGAGAAACTAGAGGTAGCAGGCTATGAGACATCTTGTCACGCAACAACTTGTGAAGGTGATGCAATAGAGGCAGCAAAAAATGCAGTAGAACGTGGATTTGATATTATCATAGCAGTTGGTGGCGATGGGACGTTAAATGAGGTTGTTTCTGGTGTAGGCCAATTCGAAAAACGTCCGAAGATTGGTCTAATTCCTATGGGGACAACGAATGATTTTGCACGTGCTGTCCATATACCACGAAATATTGATGAAGCTGTTGATATTATTATTAAAGGCGATACCTTACCAGTTGATGTTGGATTGTTAAATGGAGAACGCTATTTCATCAATATTGCTGCTGGAGGACGTATTACAGAGCTAACGTACGAAGTACCTAGCAAAATGAAAACAATGCTTGGACAGCTCGCCTACTATTTAAAAGCAGTTGAAATGATTCCATCTATTAAGGCATCACATATGCGTATTGAATATGATGGTGAAGTATTCGATGGCGATGCCATGATGTTTTTATGTGGCTTAACGAATTCAGTAGGAGGCTTTGAAAAGCTTGCACCAGATGCGAGCATAAACGATGGATACTTCACATTATTAGTATTAAAAAAAGTAAGCTTGCCAGAATTTATTCAACTTGCAGCAATGGCTTTACGAGGCGAACATTTAAAGGATGATCGTGTTATTTATAAAAAAGCAAGTGTCGTAAAAGTAACGACGGATAGTGAAGTTCATTTAAATTTAGATGGTGAATATGGTGGAGATGCGCCTGCGACTTTTGAAAACTTAAAGCGCCATATTGAAATTTTTGTCCCAATTGAAGATATTCGTGAGGAAGACCGTATTTAG
- the rlmD gene encoding 23S rRNA (uracil(1939)-C(5))-methyltransferase RlmD — protein sequence MSAPVKKNDQLTVYIEDLTHDGNGVAKVDGYPLFIQGALPNETAEVHVLKTLKNYGFAKVLDILKPSPDRVEAPCDYFKQCGGCQLQHLSYEGQLKWKENMVRNVMQRLGKIDAPVLPVKGMAEPWQYRNKAQIPFSTNDAGQVIAGFYKTKSHTIVDMDRCLIQTGEADAILSGLKKELTAIGMQPYNEASHEGMLRHVVIRTARATGEVMVVLVTKKKKFPQKEAAVASIVKLVPNVTSIMQNINSDKTNVIFGDETINLWGKDVIIDAIGDVRFEISARSFYQVNPQQTEVLYKQALDYADLQGHERVIDAYCGIGTISLFLAQKAKAVMGVEIVPQAIEDAKRNAELNGFTNTYFEAGPAEEVIPRWYKEGKEADVLVVDPPRKGCDEALLQTILEQRPKRVVYVSCNPATLARDLRILEDGGYKTQEIQPVDMFPHSTHCEAVARLELV from the coding sequence ATGTCAGCACCCGTAAAAAAGAATGACCAACTAACAGTTTATATAGAAGATTTAACACATGATGGCAATGGTGTCGCAAAAGTCGACGGCTATCCATTATTTATTCAAGGGGCTTTACCGAATGAAACAGCAGAAGTACATGTTTTAAAAACATTAAAAAATTATGGCTTTGCAAAAGTCTTGGATATTTTAAAGCCTTCACCTGATCGAGTAGAAGCACCTTGTGATTATTTCAAGCAATGTGGGGGCTGTCAGTTACAGCACTTATCGTATGAAGGTCAGTTAAAGTGGAAGGAAAATATGGTGCGCAATGTTATGCAACGTCTAGGCAAAATCGACGCACCTGTTTTACCTGTGAAAGGGATGGCGGAACCATGGCAATATCGTAATAAAGCCCAAATTCCATTTTCCACAAATGACGCCGGTCAAGTGATTGCTGGATTTTACAAAACAAAATCGCATACGATTGTCGATATGGATCGTTGTCTCATTCAAACAGGCGAGGCGGACGCAATTCTTTCTGGTCTCAAAAAAGAATTAACAGCTATCGGCATGCAACCATACAATGAGGCATCACATGAAGGCATGCTACGTCACGTCGTAATCCGTACAGCACGTGCAACAGGTGAGGTCATGGTTGTACTTGTGACGAAAAAGAAAAAATTCCCGCAAAAAGAAGCCGCTGTAGCGAGCATAGTAAAGCTAGTACCAAATGTTACATCCATTATGCAAAACATCAATAGCGATAAAACAAACGTTATTTTTGGTGATGAAACGATTAACCTTTGGGGCAAAGACGTCATTATTGACGCTATCGGCGATGTACGCTTTGAAATTTCAGCACGTTCTTTCTATCAAGTAAACCCGCAGCAAACCGAAGTGCTTTACAAGCAAGCGCTTGACTATGCTGATTTACAAGGACATGAACGTGTCATAGATGCCTATTGCGGCATCGGTACCATCTCTTTATTCCTAGCACAAAAAGCAAAAGCGGTGATGGGTGTTGAAATCGTACCCCAAGCTATTGAAGATGCAAAACGCAATGCAGAGCTGAACGGCTTTACCAATACGTACTTCGAGGCAGGCCCAGCAGAGGAAGTTATTCCACGCTGGTATAAAGAGGGCAAAGAAGCGGATGTCCTAGTTGTCGACCCACCACGTAAAGGATGCGACGAAGCCCTTTTACAAACAATTTTAGAGCAGCGTCCTAAACGAGTCGTATACGTATCATGTAACCCAGCCACACTCGCACGCGACCTACGCATCTTAGAAGATGGCGGATACAAAACACAAGAAATACAACCAGTTGATATGTTCCCGCACTCTACACATTGTGAGGCTGTAGCTCGGTTGGAGTTGGTTTAA
- a CDS encoding malate synthase, protein MNLINKKVTHKRFGMGSIVKHNESIIEIHFASENKMFVFPDVFGKYLKLHDKSDAQLIEKIIQKKEIERKEEEMRKEEEKKLQRRNQKLRLEHEKLMKHHKLHPESQMVFKCDTEEQTSSLLEWKVFLSAIKSGNNKGKPNKPNRMHQNSAVLLTALDSGMSEKDRRILGVYMVNEDFIGKLCEDGNIPAHSKYRLQLTEQESNQLLFWKYYIDKKYPNKMTWNTGKYRYFDNLWMAQILLDIVSLKSEPTERELAQQFLKHFCKMNQITAHDLPKPNGTLLRI, encoded by the coding sequence ATGAATCTAATTAATAAAAAAGTTACACATAAGCGTTTTGGCATGGGTAGTATCGTTAAACATAATGAGTCCATTATTGAAATACATTTTGCATCAGAAAATAAAATGTTTGTTTTTCCTGATGTATTTGGAAAGTACTTAAAATTACATGATAAAAGTGATGCTCAGTTAATTGAAAAAATAATACAAAAAAAGGAAATTGAACGTAAGGAAGAAGAAATGAGGAAGGAAGAAGAAAAAAAACTGCAACGAAGAAACCAAAAACTTCGCTTAGAACACGAAAAACTGATGAAACATCATAAACTGCATCCAGAATCTCAAATGGTTTTTAAATGTGACACAGAAGAACAGACTAGTTCTTTGTTAGAGTGGAAGGTTTTTTTAAGCGCTATAAAAAGTGGTAATAACAAAGGAAAGCCAAACAAACCTAACCGCATGCACCAAAATAGCGCTGTCCTATTAACAGCATTAGATTCCGGCATGTCAGAAAAAGACAGACGTATTTTAGGTGTCTATATGGTGAATGAAGATTTTATCGGTAAGCTGTGTGAAGATGGGAATATTCCGGCCCATTCAAAATACAGACTCCAACTTACAGAACAGGAATCGAATCAGCTGCTTTTTTGGAAATATTATATAGATAAAAAATACCCTAACAAAATGACATGGAATACAGGTAAATACCGTTATTTTGATAATTTATGGATGGCTCAAATTTTACTTGATATCGTTTCATTGAAAAGTGAACCAACAGAACGAGAACTTGCACAACAATTTTTAAAACATTTTTGTAAAATGAATCAGATAACAGCTCATGATTTACCAAAGCCGAATGGGACATTATTGCGTATTTAG
- a CDS encoding FadR/GntR family transcriptional regulator: MLQPKKKAYQVIVDQIQEYFLNGELQPGEKLPTERELASRFNVSRTSVREALRKLEIKGIIDIKQGSGSFLKSPECHSLGQELSSTILKTEKKLIYEMLELRQTLEVECAFLASQRATSEDLERIGQALEMMNQVKNDVELGIQADLSFHINIVLAAHNSIFSQLFQTLSEHMQDTIRVTRTQRLKDLDRTQETIDEHKEIYLAIAAGDANQAKQLMEKHIKQIRRELTASLFNHIGEQHK, translated from the coding sequence ATGCTGCAACCAAAGAAAAAAGCTTATCAAGTTATTGTAGATCAAATACAGGAATATTTTTTAAATGGAGAATTACAGCCTGGAGAAAAACTGCCGACGGAAAGAGAATTAGCGAGTCGCTTTAATGTAAGTCGAACTTCGGTTAGAGAGGCACTGCGAAAGCTTGAAATAAAAGGAATTATAGACATTAAACAAGGCAGTGGCAGTTTTCTGAAATCACCTGAATGCCATTCATTAGGACAAGAGCTTTCCTCTACCATTTTAAAAACAGAAAAAAAACTTATTTATGAAATGCTAGAGCTTCGCCAAACACTTGAAGTAGAATGTGCCTTTTTAGCTTCACAACGGGCCACTTCTGAAGATTTAGAACGAATTGGGCAAGCATTGGAAATGATGAATCAAGTTAAAAATGACGTGGAACTAGGCATTCAAGCTGATTTAAGCTTCCATATTAATATCGTTCTCGCTGCTCACAATTCAATCTTCTCGCAATTATTCCAAACCCTTAGCGAACATATGCAAGATACAATCCGTGTGACCCGAACACAGCGCTTGAAAGATTTAGACCGTACGCAAGAAACTATAGATGAACATAAAGAAATTTACTTGGCCATTGCAGCCGGCGATGCCAATCAAGCCAAACAACTAATGGAAAAGCATATTAAACAAATCCGAAGAGAATTGACCGCCTCCCTTTTCAATCATATTGGCGAACAACATAAATAA
- a CDS encoding AAA domain-containing protein yields METLTINNKAANLIQYINDLSRLKQRPISSYRSYEDIIWIEKDIPNEQETTDFFRSDTSNWLTVKKPIKPKEPVLPNELKDWININFYNLTYEKIDVKNQQVVNDDKEIEIVEITIDEFPNLREAREEFIENIWEKHVEETKRVKKIQDLYDRLFKIHQLLQTNAESLELIVGVGLLQWKLPKQSVERHVLINKVELHFDKEKAVFIIEDGAKGLAIEYEEDMLSLENQLQKADHNEVQQLINEINEEQSVMSQMEAILKTVANALDSRSQYHDSLAIPSIKDGASLLISNSPAFIVRKKTQKSFQNACEVAVQQLSDDSVKVPANLANMFNYKQVEKSKIHEYEVTENDEVTLPKSNPFYFPLPSNEEQERIIKSLSNKDNVLVQGPPGTGKTHTIANLTAHLLSTGNRVLITSQTAKALSVLKSKLPTDLQALTVSYLGGDSSSIKDLEKVVSTISVNKERFDLREKELVVEQKEQQLKQLKGILNKTKTELLEIREQETYEHHFSKSYAGTAQQIVKQIHALDDQYKWYTSNVTLDTSEDYWQLEKKLIQGIIQLNATFEDIVDEYKIFDYPNLSIANEIQNIESLFNEESRLFENLKELEIAKNESLIEITQSLTYEQQSELLTEFERYSSLKQSLLFKTYPALGNTLNDVFINRGMNWKEYNEQLKYAISTYLQYENEVEASLFDVKDISLATLKVMTADLTNHLDQGGNLGKFLIKPKVVKQYKDQLSVITYNAKLLKTPEQIYLLNKFVLQESAKQKLKELLVPLFIDEHLMQPVTLKQEVQSIVEQLNIIDAIHEWREGVLNKFEVISPNGFDESFIEQLKNNIQIVQIEEQLLQMNTKFNDIGKSIEEVITDKTHSLYNELLDALRARNSDLVQRVWEKYVLYQEVKKRDETVIELKNKLVAHSPLVGTNFIESMDDTVWQKRLLEWEKAFVHKQVKNWMEAFLLRNEQVLSQKYDELEMQIKQTIIEIGSTKAWINMLKSMNDLQSQHLKAWMKSVKNVGKGTGKNAARYQMEAQMHMEKCMGAIPAWIMPMNQVFDNFEIKPNLFDVVIIDEASQSWHEALLLKYIAKKMIIVGDDKQISPTIIGIDEDDVKKLQTRYFKEIDFDFGFDLNIKNSFFDICYIMFKDTITLREHFRCMPEIIGFSNLISYSDRPLIPLRQYPADRLEPIKTKYLPHGVREGTGQNALNEVEADAIVEEITRCLENPQYEGKTFGVISLLGIGQAKYIQNKLLKTIGAEVMEERHIICGDAYSFQGDERDVIFLSMVAAKGEKRITALTSESARQRFNVAASRAKDQLWLMHSITINDISNRECLRYQLLSYVANPIQEENESNRMLCESEFEKSVFDAITVKGYKVIPQYQVNGYRIDLVVVGEKTRLAVECDGDYWHTSPEDTERDFQREKILQRAGWRFWRILGSKYYHNQEKALESLWATLEEMGIYPFVETAEQQIDLGTKEVAAGIVATDCASNQTELYNHVKKLLRMEGFEVLQDRPLTDKLYVVGSRLLQRELEYILPKGIQTTFYQDGLDISEGMSVWVISI; encoded by the coding sequence TTGGAGACTTTAACAATTAATAATAAAGCAGCGAATTTAATTCAATACATAAATGATTTATCGAGGTTAAAGCAGCGTCCTATATCTTCTTACCGAAGTTATGAGGATATAATTTGGATTGAAAAAGATATTCCAAATGAACAAGAGACAACAGACTTTTTTAGAAGTGATACTAGTAATTGGCTTACGGTCAAAAAGCCTATAAAGCCTAAAGAGCCGGTACTTCCTAATGAATTAAAAGATTGGATAAATATTAATTTTTATAATCTTACGTACGAAAAGATTGATGTGAAAAATCAACAAGTTGTAAATGATGATAAAGAAATTGAAATAGTTGAGATAACAATTGATGAATTTCCAAACTTAAGAGAAGCACGTGAAGAATTTATTGAGAATATATGGGAAAAACATGTTGAAGAAACAAAACGTGTTAAAAAGATTCAGGATTTATATGATAGATTATTTAAGATTCATCAATTATTGCAAACTAATGCTGAATCACTTGAGTTAATTGTAGGAGTAGGATTGTTACAGTGGAAACTGCCGAAGCAATCCGTTGAGAGGCATGTATTAATTAACAAAGTAGAGTTGCATTTTGATAAAGAGAAGGCAGTTTTTATTATTGAAGATGGTGCGAAAGGTCTTGCAATTGAATATGAAGAAGATATGCTATCACTTGAAAATCAGTTACAAAAAGCGGATCACAATGAAGTTCAACAATTGATTAATGAAATCAATGAAGAACAAAGCGTCATGTCGCAAATGGAAGCGATATTAAAGACGGTTGCTAATGCTTTAGATTCTCGTAGTCAATATCATGATTCTTTAGCGATTCCTAGTATAAAAGATGGTGCATCGCTGCTAATATCCAATAGCCCTGCATTTATAGTAAGAAAGAAAACACAAAAAAGCTTTCAAAATGCATGTGAAGTTGCAGTTCAACAATTAAGTGATGATAGTGTAAAGGTGCCAGCCAATTTAGCGAATATGTTTAATTATAAACAAGTGGAAAAAAGCAAAATTCACGAATATGAAGTGACTGAAAATGATGAAGTGACGTTACCAAAAAGCAATCCATTTTATTTTCCTCTTCCGTCGAATGAAGAGCAGGAACGAATTATTAAATCCTTATCGAACAAGGACAATGTTTTAGTTCAAGGGCCTCCAGGAACAGGTAAAACTCACACGATAGCGAATTTAACTGCACACTTATTATCGACAGGGAACAGAGTGCTAATTACAAGTCAAACAGCTAAAGCGTTAAGTGTCTTAAAAAGCAAGCTACCTACAGATTTACAAGCATTAACAGTAAGTTACTTAGGTGGTGATTCTAGCTCCATTAAAGACTTAGAAAAAGTAGTAAGCACCATTTCGGTAAATAAAGAACGATTTGATTTAAGGGAGAAAGAGCTAGTTGTTGAACAAAAGGAACAACAGCTGAAGCAATTAAAAGGAATATTAAATAAAACGAAAACCGAATTGCTCGAAATTAGAGAACAAGAAACATATGAACATCATTTTTCAAAATCGTATGCAGGTACTGCGCAGCAAATCGTAAAGCAAATTCATGCATTAGATGATCAATATAAATGGTATACATCAAATGTCACTCTAGATACATCAGAAGATTATTGGCAATTAGAAAAGAAATTAATTCAAGGGATTATCCAACTTAATGCTACTTTTGAAGACATAGTTGATGAATATAAAATATTTGATTATCCGAATTTATCTATCGCAAACGAAATCCAAAACATTGAATCGCTATTTAATGAAGAATCACGTTTATTTGAAAATCTAAAAGAATTAGAAATAGCCAAAAATGAAAGCCTCATCGAAATAACGCAATCGTTGACATATGAGCAACAGTCGGAGTTGTTAACCGAATTTGAACGATATAGTTCTTTGAAGCAGTCACTATTATTTAAAACATATCCAGCTTTAGGAAATACTTTAAACGATGTATTTATTAATCGAGGAATGAATTGGAAAGAGTATAACGAGCAATTAAAGTATGCAATAAGTACATATTTACAATATGAAAACGAAGTAGAAGCATCCTTATTTGATGTAAAAGATATTTCATTAGCAACTTTGAAAGTTATGACCGCGGATTTAACAAATCACTTAGATCAAGGCGGTAATTTAGGTAAATTTTTAATTAAGCCGAAAGTTGTAAAACAATATAAAGATCAACTTAGCGTTATAACTTATAACGCTAAGTTATTAAAAACACCAGAACAAATTTACCTATTAAATAAATTTGTCTTACAAGAAAGTGCAAAACAGAAATTAAAAGAATTATTAGTACCATTGTTTATAGATGAACATTTAATGCAGCCGGTAACATTAAAACAGGAAGTGCAGTCCATTGTTGAACAATTAAATATTATAGATGCTATACATGAATGGCGAGAAGGCGTATTAAATAAATTTGAAGTAATTTCGCCAAATGGTTTTGATGAATCCTTTATTGAACAATTAAAAAATAATATCCAAATTGTTCAAATAGAAGAGCAACTATTACAGATGAACACTAAGTTTAATGATATTGGTAAATCTATTGAAGAAGTTATAACAGACAAAACACACTCATTATATAATGAGTTATTAGATGCTTTACGTGCAAGAAATAGTGATTTAGTACAGAGAGTGTGGGAAAAATATGTACTATATCAAGAAGTTAAGAAACGTGATGAAACTGTAATCGAGCTTAAAAATAAGTTAGTAGCTCATTCACCATTAGTGGGTACTAACTTTATTGAATCTATGGATGATACAGTATGGCAAAAACGACTTTTAGAATGGGAAAAAGCCTTTGTTCATAAACAAGTGAAAAATTGGATGGAAGCATTCTTGTTACGGAATGAACAAGTGTTATCCCAAAAATATGATGAACTTGAAATGCAAATAAAGCAGACAATCATTGAAATTGGTTCTACAAAAGCATGGATTAATATGTTGAAGTCAATGAATGATTTGCAAAGTCAACATTTAAAAGCATGGATGAAATCTGTTAAAAATGTCGGAAAAGGTACAGGTAAAAATGCTGCGAGATATCAAATGGAAGCACAAATGCATATGGAAAAATGTATGGGGGCAATTCCGGCCTGGATTATGCCAATGAATCAAGTATTCGATAATTTTGAAATTAAACCTAATTTATTTGATGTAGTAATTATTGATGAAGCGAGTCAGTCTTGGCATGAAGCATTGCTATTAAAATATATTGCTAAGAAAATGATTATTGTAGGAGACGATAAACAAATTAGTCCAACAATAATAGGCATTGACGAAGATGATGTGAAGAAGTTACAGACAAGATATTTTAAAGAAATTGATTTTGATTTTGGGTTTGACTTAAATATTAAAAATTCATTTTTCGATATATGTTACATCATGTTTAAAGATACGATAACGCTTCGTGAACATTTCCGTTGTATGCCGGAGATTATTGGATTTTCTAATTTAATTTCTTATAGTGACAGGCCTTTAATTCCTTTACGACAATATCCAGCAGATCGTCTGGAACCAATAAAGACTAAATATTTACCACACGGTGTACGTGAAGGAACAGGGCAAAATGCACTGAATGAAGTAGAAGCTGATGCAATTGTTGAAGAAATAACAAGGTGTCTTGAAAATCCTCAGTATGAAGGTAAAACATTTGGGGTTATTTCATTACTAGGTATCGGACAAGCCAAGTATATTCAAAATAAATTATTGAAAACAATAGGAGCAGAAGTGATGGAGGAACGCCATATTATATGTGGCGATGCCTATAGTTTCCAAGGAGATGAAAGGGATGTTATTTTCCTTTCAATGGTAGCAGCAAAAGGTGAAAAACGTATAACAGCATTAACTAGTGAAAGTGCTCGTCAAAGATTTAATGTTGCAGCCAGCCGAGCTAAAGATCAATTATGGTTAATGCATTCTATTACGATAAATGATATTTCTAATCGAGAATGTTTACGATACCAGCTATTGTCTTATGTAGCAAATCCAATACAGGAAGAAAATGAGTCGAATCGTATGTTATGCGAAAGTGAATTCGAAAAAAGTGTATTTGATGCTATTACAGTTAAAGGATATAAGGTCATCCCGCAATATCAAGTGAATGGCTATCGTATTGACTTAGTAGTTGTAGGTGAAAAAACAAGATTAGCGGTTGAATGTGACGGAGACTATTGGCATACTTCACCTGAAGACACAGAACGAGACTTCCAACGAGAGAAGATATTACAACGAGCGGGCTGGAGATTTTGGCGTATATTGGGAAGTAAATATTATCACAATCAAGAAAAAGCTTTGGAGTCGTTATGGGCTACATTAGAAGAAATGGGTATTTATCCATTTGTAGAAACAGCAGAGCAACAAATCGACCTAGGAACAAAAGAAGTAGCAGCAGGTATTGTTGCAACTGACTGTGCTAGTAATCAAACCGAACTTTATAATCATGTGAAAAAATTATTACGAATGGAAGGTTTTGAAGTTTTACAGGACCGACCATTAACAGATAAGCTTTATGTGGTAGGTTCAAGGCTGTTACAAAGAGAACTAGAATATATCCTACCTAAAGGTATTCAAACTACATTTTATCAAGATGGATTGGATATTTCAGAAGGCATGTCTGTGTGGGTTATTTCGATATAA
- a CDS encoding cytochrome ubiquinol oxidase subunit I, whose product MINESAVFWSRALTELTLSFHIIYATIGVGVPLMIMIAQWTGYKKNDEHYILMARRWARGFVITVAVGVVTGTAIGLQLSLLWPNFMQLAGQTIALPLFMETFAFFFEAIFLGIYLYTWDRFDSQKKHMLLLIPVAVGASMSAVFITMVNAFMNAPQGFDIVDGQLVNIQPFLAMFNPAMPTKVAHVLVTAYMTSAFVLAAIAGYRMLKGSDHVYHKKSLFLLMKIGLVSSIAAAIIGDFSGKYLAEYQPEKLAAAEWHFETTDKASLILFGVLDGEEVKYAIKVPYALSILARNNPNAEVIGLDQYAEEDRPPLYIHYLFNIMVFIGMFMVLVSFLYVVGKPRGWRFIHTRWFRWIIVAGAPLSIIAIEAGWWLAEVGRQPWILYGIMRTPDGATTSDHVDLMMLLFTGVYTVLGIGSTVVLVRMFKKNPIEREIEDRHTEKGGDII is encoded by the coding sequence ATGATTAATGAATCAGCAGTCTTTTGGAGTCGTGCGTTAACGGAGCTTACGTTATCATTCCACATCATTTATGCAACGATTGGTGTCGGTGTGCCGTTAATGATCATGATCGCACAATGGACTGGATATAAAAAGAATGATGAACATTATATTTTGATGGCGCGACGTTGGGCACGAGGTTTCGTCATTACCGTTGCTGTAGGAGTCGTAACAGGAACAGCTATTGGATTGCAATTATCGTTACTATGGCCGAATTTTATGCAACTTGCAGGGCAAACGATAGCATTACCGCTCTTTATGGAAACCTTTGCATTTTTCTTTGAAGCCATTTTCTTAGGAATTTATTTATATACATGGGATCGCTTTGATAGCCAGAAAAAGCATATGTTACTCCTAATACCTGTTGCAGTTGGTGCATCTATGTCAGCTGTCTTTATAACAATGGTAAATGCCTTTATGAATGCACCTCAAGGCTTTGATATTGTGGACGGACAGCTTGTAAATATTCAACCATTTCTAGCGATGTTTAACCCAGCCATGCCAACAAAAGTTGCGCATGTTCTTGTAACAGCCTATATGACATCAGCATTCGTCTTGGCAGCCATTGCAGGCTACCGTATGCTCAAAGGCTCAGATCATGTTTACCATAAAAAGTCTCTATTTTTATTGATGAAAATCGGTTTAGTTTCATCCATTGCTGCAGCAATTATAGGCGATTTCTCAGGTAAATACTTAGCGGAATACCAACCAGAAAAATTAGCAGCGGCTGAATGGCATTTTGAAACAACAGATAAAGCATCTTTGATTTTGTTCGGTGTTTTGGACGGCGAAGAAGTTAAATACGCCATCAAGGTTCCTTATGCTTTAAGTATACTAGCACGCAATAATCCAAATGCAGAAGTCATTGGTTTAGATCAATATGCGGAAGAAGACAGACCACCGCTTTATATACACTATCTTTTTAATATCATGGTCTTTATCGGCATGTTTATGGTATTAGTGTCTTTCCTTTACGTAGTAGGAAAACCCCGTGGTTGGCGCTTTATTCATACTCGATGGTTTAGATGGATTATTGTTGCAGGTGCACCACTGTCAATTATTGCGATTGAAGCCGGTTGGTGGCTTGCGGAAGTTGGACGTCAACCGTGGATATTATACGGTATTATGCGCACACCAGACGGCGCTACAACGAGCGATCATGTAGATTTGATGATGCTGTTATTTACAGGTGTGTATACCGTACTTGGAATAGGAAGTACAGTCGTATTAGTGCGTATGTTTAAAAAGAATCCAATTGAACGTGAAATTGAAGATCGACATACAGAAAAGGGCGGTGACATCATATGA